From the genome of Thermus oshimai DSM 12092:
GGTGCTTTCGGCGTTTGCCCAGCTACGGGGTAGCGGGGAGGGGCTGGGGTTGGTGTACCTGCCGCCCTATTCTCCGGAGCTGCAGCCGGTGGAGCGGGTGTGGCCGTTGGTGGATGCGGTGGTGGCCAATGGGCAGGTGGGGACGGAGGAGGAGCTTTGGGAGAGGGTGGAGTCCAGGTGTGCGTANCTACAGACCCAAAGGGAGTTGATTCGGAACCACACCCTGTTCCACTGGTGGCCTGGGGGATGCTAAGGGAAAGATATGGAAGGATTTCTTATGAGAATAGCGGTTTGGACATTGGCCCAGTACAACCCGGAACCCACTCAGGCTCAACTCTCTGAGCTTCGCCAGATGATGTCCCGCTTCGAGAACGTGGAGGCCGCCAAAGCCGCCGGTTACGCGCAGTTTGGTGAGTGCATGAGCAACAGCCAGGGGGCTCAGGGCATCCACTTTACCAACCAGGCCCTGATCGACGATCCCAGGCTAGACCCGATGCGTCCGGAAGTGCTGATGTACGAACCGCGGGCCGATGACTCCCTGCGGCTCATCGGGGTGAAGTATCTGGTCTTCCAAAAAGCCTGGCACGATGCGGGGAACAAGGCTGCACCTGCTCTGCTAGGCCAGGAGTTTGTCGCCAACACCAGCCTGCTGCCTCAGCCCTTCTATGCGCTGCACGTCTGGGTCTGGCAGCACAACCCCAAGGGGCTTTTCGCCAACTGGAACCCGCTGGTGGTTTGCGCAACCCCAGGGGGGCAGACCGAGGGGAAGCAGCCCCACTAAAGGGCATTTGCAAGCCAGAGGGCCCGGGGGATTTCCCGGGCCCTCTGGCGCTAAGCACCGGGGAGTCCCGGGCCAGGGCCCGTATCCGCCCGGCTCCGGCCAGGAAGCTGGCCTTGGAGTTTCGGGAGGGATACCCCTGCCCTGTCCAGATAGGTCCAGTTGGACTTGGGATGGCCAGTTCTCGGGTTACTTCCAGAAGGCGGGTCACATTCCCCGGACCTTACCCCTTTGCCAGAGGCGGCGAACAAGCTCGCGGGAGATCTCCCAAAGCCGGCGATCGTCGGGATTGCGCGGCCGGGGGAGGGGGCGGAGGTCCACCACCTCCGCGATGTGGCCGGGCCTAGAGGTCATGAGGGCCACGCGGTCGGCCAGGTAAGCGGCCTCCAGGGGGTTGTGGGTGACGAAAACCACGGCGGCCCCTTGCCCGGCCCAGAGCTCCAAGAGCTCCTCCCGCAGGCGCTGGGCGGTGAGCTCGTCCAGAGCGGAGAAGGGCTCGTCCATGAGGAGGAGGTCGGGCTCCAGCAGAAAGGCCCGGATCACGGCTACCCGCTGCTGCATCCCCAAGGAGAGTTCCCCGGGGTAGCGGTTGGCCTGGCCCTCGAGGCCCAGCCGGGCCAGCCAGGCGCGGATGCGGGCCCCCATCTCGGGCCCAGGCCGGTCCAAGACGAAACGGAGGTTCTCCTCCACCGTGAGCCAAGGAAGAAGGCGGGGCTCCTGGAAGACCAGCCCCACCCGCCCCCGGACCTCAACCTCCCCTTCGTAGGCCCGGTCCAGCCCCGCCAGGATGTGGAGGAGGGTGGTTTTCCCGCACCCCGAGGGGCCCAACAGGGCCCAAAACTCCCCCGCCCCCACCTCCAGGTCCACCCCCTCCAGGGCCAGGACCTCTCCCCCGCCCACGGGGTAGTAGACCTTTCGCAGGCCCCGGCAGCGGGCCACGGTCATAGGCCCTCCACCGGGCGGCGCCAGCGGGCGAGCCGCTCCCCTAGAAGCACGAAGGCCTTGTCCACGAGGGCAAGAACCAAGGTCATGGCGAGGCCGTAGGCCAGGATCCCCCGCATCTCGAACATCTGGAAGTAGAAGTTGATCTGGTACCCCACCCCGCTCGTCCGCCCCAGGAGTTCGGCCAGAACCACCATCTTCCAGGCCAGGGCAAGGGTGCTCCGGGCGGCCCCGACGAAATAGGGGAGGAGCTGCGGCAGAACCACCCGCCGTAGGACCAGGGTACGGGGACGCCGGAAGGCGCGGGCCATCTCCAAGAGCTTGGTGTCCAGGGCGCGCACCCCTTCCCGCACCTGGACCACCACCTGGGGGGCCAGGATGATCACCAGGGCGAGGACCGCGGCCTGCTCGTTAAGGCCCAGGAGGAGGTAGGCCATGACCAGGGGCAGGATCCGGGGAAGGTTGAGCCCCAGAGCCACCCAGGCCTCGAGGAGGCGCTCCGCCGCACGGTAGAGCCCCACCAGGATCCCCACCCCCGCCCCCAGGACCAGGGCCAAGGCGAAGGCCAGGCCCACCCGCAGGAGGGTAATCCCCAGGTGGTACCAGAGGGGCCCCCGGGCCTCCTGGGAGAGGAAGGCCAGGGTTTCCCCCGGGCCCGGGAAGACCTGGGGGCCCAGGGCCCAGGTGAGGAGGAGCCAGGCGGCCAGGACACTAACCAAGGAGATCAGGGAGAAGGCCCGGGCCCCACCCCCCAAGGGTTTCCCGCCTCTAGCCTTGGGCAGAACCGCCATCAGGGCCCCACGGAAAGCGCGAAGGCCCGGGGATCAAGCCGCCGGATCCCCATCACCTCAGACCCCGCCACCTGGACCAGCCGCTGGACCAGGTTGGTAAGCCCCACGATGACCCCGGCGTCCCACCGCGTGGCCAGGCCGCCCTCCCAGCGCTTGCGCACCGCAGGAAGAAGGCTCCGGTCAGGGAGGGCGTAGAGGCCGCGGTCCAGAAGCTCGTTCCAGAAGGCTTCATCCCGGCGCATCCGCTCCTGCGCCAGGTTAAGGCCCCTGAGGAAGAGCCGCAGGGCCTCGGGGTCCGTGTCCTCCCGGGCCACCACGAGAAGCAGGGGGAGATCCGTGGGCAGGCCGAGCTCCCGGAGCATCTCCGCGTTGGAGATCAGCTCCCGGTACTCCCCCGTAGCCACCATCCGGGCGATGAAGTGCCAGTAAGGAAGGGCGGCCTCCAGCTCTCCCCGGCGGAGGAGTTCGGCCATGAGGGGGGGAGCGACGGCCAGAACCTTGGCCTCCTTCTGGGGATCGAAGCCATAGCGGGCCACGGCCAAAGCCCGTAGAAGGAGGAGGCTCTTGTCGTCCAGGCTAGCGGCCCCGATGACCTTGCCCTTCAGGTCGGCCACGCCCCTGATAGGGCTATCCGCCCGCACCACCACGCCCCCCGTGAGGAGGCTAAAGGGGTAGACGGCCCGCACCGGGATTCCCCCCTGGCGGGCGAGGACCACCCCCACGAAGTCGTCCACCACCACCTGGGCCTCGCCGGCGCGGAGGGCAATCTCGGTGGCCTGCTTGGTGGCGTAGGTGGTGGCCTTAACCTCCAGGCCCAGCTCCTTGGCGATCCCGTAGCGCTCCATGGCGTAGACCACCCAGGCAAAGGTCCCCCCCGCCTGGAGCCCGGCCCGGATGCTCTTGGTCCCCTGGGCCAGCCCAAGCCCCACCAGGCCTAGGAGCGCAATCCACCATACACTTTGCCGCATCGCCTCACCTCCTTCGCATCCTCGCAATCGCTAAAGCGGCGAAGACCGCCGCCAAAAGTGGGAGCACCGAAACCACCAACAGGTCGGCCACCAAGGGGAGCTGCTGGTAGCCAAGGGTCACGTAGCGCAGAAGGTCCAGCTGGTAGCTCACGGGGTTAAGGTAGACCAGCACCTGGAGCCAGGCCGGCAGCTGCACCATCCAGCCGCCGCCGATGGTGTGGATCCCAAGCCTCTCCAGCTCAGCCCGCAGGTTCTCCGGCAGGTCCAGAAACCCCACACCGCCGATGATGCCCTTCAGGGGAAAGATGGAGCCGGAGAGGAAGTAGAGGGGCTGGATGACCCCGTTGGAGATGCTGCCAAAGCCCTCGAAGGTGCTAAGGCGGGAAGCGATCACCACCCCGAGCGCGCTCATCAGCACCCCCATGGAGAACATGACCCCAAGGGCCAGAAGCAACTGGAAAAGCGTAAGGCTGACGCCGATCAAGGGGGCAAAGAGGAAGGGGATCAGGCCCTGGATCACCGCCACGGTAGCCCCGCCCAGGAGCTTGCCCAGGGCCACAGAGAGCATGGGGGCTGGCGAGACCAAAACCTCCCGCAAAAGCCCCACCTCCCGGTCCCAGACCAGGGTGATGGCCGACTGCAAGGAAGCGAAAAGGATGTTGAGGGTAACCACCCCGGGGAAGATGTACTGGGCGTAGGTGTAGCCCTCGATGTCCCGAAAGGAGGCCCCCAGGCCGAAGCCTAGGATGAGGAGCCAAAGGACCGTCCGCGAAAGCCCCCCAAAGGGCTGGGAACGGTCGCGCAGGTAGCGCAGCATCTCCCGCCGCCACAGCGCCAGGACCACCCAGGGGTCAAGGGCCCGGGGCCGCTTTGCCAACCCAGCGCTCATCGGGTATGCTCCCCTCCTCTCCGGCGGAAGCCCAGGAAGCGGTCCTTGGGCGTGGCCTCCCCGTCGCGCAGGGCCCGCCCGGTCAGGGCGATAAAGACCTCCTCGAGGCTGCCTTCCGGGGTATCCAGGACCTGGCGCTTGAGCTCGGCCGGGCTGCCCAGGGCGACCAAGCGGCCCTGATCGATGATCCCCACCCGGTCGCAGGCCTCGGCCTCCACCAGGTAATGGGTGGTCAGGAAAACGGTAAGCCCCCGGCCCCTGAGGGCGGCGATGCTCTCCCAGAGGTGGCGCCTCCCCTGGGGGTCCAGGCCCAGGGTGGGCTCGTCCAGGAAAAGGACCTGGGGCCCGTGCATGAGGGCCCGGGCCAGCTCTAGCCGCCGCTTCATCCCCCCGGAAAAGGTGCGCACCGGTCGGCTGGCGGCTCCTTCCAACGAGGCCCACCGAAGGGCCTCCTCCACCCGGGAAGGGATCTCCCGCCGGGGCAGGCCGTAGAGGTACGCGTGGATCTCGAGGTTTTCCCAGGCGGTGAGGCGCTCGTCCAACGCCGGCTCCTGGAAGACCACCCCGATGCGCGCGCGCACCTCCGCGGCCTCCCGCACCACGTCAAACCCCAGGACCCGAGCCTCGCCGGAAGTGGGTTCCAGGAGGGTGATGAGCATGTGCAGGGTGGTGGTCTTGCCGGCGCCGTTGGGGCCCAGAAGGGCAAAGAGCTCCCCCGAAGCCACGGCAAAGCTCAGCCCTTCCACCGCCGTCACCGGGCCAAAGCGGCGTTCCAGCGCCCGGCACTCGATGGCCACCATGGTTACCTCAGCGTATGCCCGGCCTGGACCAGGGCGTTCCTTACGGCCTCACAATCCGAAGCGGTCCCCGCCCCGGCCGGACCCCGGAGCTTACGGGCAAGCCCTGCCAAGAGGCCGTCCAACTCCTCCCCCAGCCCGGGGGCCAGGGTCTTCAAGGGGTCTTCAAGGTAGGCCCGGTAGAGAAGGTGGGCCGATAGGAGCCGCTCCAAGGCCAGCCGCCGGGAGCCCTCCCCGCAGGCCTGGGCCACCAGACCTTCCACCTTGGCTAGCACCTCCCCTAGGTCCCTCGGCAGAAGGTCGGCCCCACTGGCCGCCGCCAGGGCGAAGACGATGTCGAGGGCGGCCTGCTCCGCATCCTCCGGGTCCTGGAAGCGGGCCGGGGCGGTAGGAGAAGAAAAGAGGCGCTCCAAAACCCTCAGGCCTTCCTCTACCCTGGCGATCCCCTCGGCCTGCCCGGCGAGCGTGAGCTTCAGGCTCTGCCAACGGGCCCTCACCCGTTCCAGGGCCACCCGGCCTACCCCATAGGCCCCCTCCTCCCCTCCCGCGGCGTCCTCGTAGCTTTCGGCCACCCCGTCGTCTAGGAGGAGGAGCTGGGCCATCAAGGCGGCCTCGAGGGCGGGGCCCATCTGGGGGACCAGGCGCGCGCGGACCCGCTCTAGCAACCCCTGGGTTTGGCGGGAGAGGGCCGCGAGCCTGGCGGCGTCTTTAGCCTTAGTCGCCTCCTCCAGCCCCTCCAGGGCCCCTTCCAGCGCCGCAAGGAGGTCGGGGTCTTGGACCTCGAGGCTCCCGGCGAAGAGGGCCAGGTCGCCTAAGATCTTTTCGGCCTGCTCCTCGCTGGGGTCTAACGCCAAGGCCTCCAGGCGGATGGAGAGGAGCTCCGTGGCCCGCAGGAAGCGCAGGGGCTCCTCCTGCTCTAGAAAGAGAGGGAGGGTGTAGCCAGAAACCGAGGCGAGCCCCAGGAAAAAAAGCCAAGCCTTCCTCATCGCACCACCCCAATGACCACCGAGTGAGGCCCACGCCCCACGCTCACGCTTCTCACCACGCTGAGGCTTTCGGGATCAATGATGGAAACGCTGTCCGAGAGGCCGTTTGCGGTGTAGATTTTCCTCCCGTCCGGGGTGATGGTGATCCCCCAGGGACGGCGGCCCATGCGCTCCCGGATGGTGCGCAGCACCCGGTTGGTGGCGGTGTCGATCACGTAGACCGCGCTGGTGCCCCCACCGGCCACGTAAAGCCTTTTACCGTCTGGGGAGAGGGCCATCTCCACCGGCCGGGAATCGAGCCCTAAGGAGATGGTTTCAACAACCCGGTGGGCCTTGGCGTCCACCACCGAGACCGTGCCACCGATCTCCGCGGAGACGTAGGCTTTGGAGCCGTCCTGTGAGAAGACCACGAAGCGAGGACGGTGGCCCACCAGGAAGTGCTTGACCGGCCTGAGCTCCTTGGCGTCGATGACCGTAACCGTGTGGCTGGTCTCGCCGGTGACGTAGACGAAGCGCCCGTCCGGGCTCACCGCCACCCCTTCGGGCTCCACCCCGGTCTGGAACTCCCCCAGGGTCCTCCCGGTCTCCAGGTCGAAGCCGGTGGCCCGGGCGGCGTTCTCATTGGCCGCCCAGAGCTGGGTGCCCTCCGGGTTCAGGGCCACCCGCTCCGGGTTAGAGCCCACCCGGTACTCGGCGACGACCTTGTTGGTGGCCACCTCGATGGCCACGATCTTGTCCTCAGGGACCTCCAGGATGGGCTGGAAGTCACTTAACGCCACGTAGATGATCCTCCCGTCCGGGCTCACCGCCATGCCCCTGGGGCGCACCTCCCCAGGCCGGCCCGAGATGGGGATGGTGCCGATCACCGCATCGGTGGCCACGTCAAGCACGGTGATGCTGGCCCCGTACTCATTGGAAACGTAGGCCCGGTAGCGGACCGCCGGTTGGACCAAAGAGGTGGGCAGCAGGGCCACGAAGCCGATAAGGCCGATAAGGGTCAGCCAGCGGTAGCGCCCCATCCTTCTCCTCCAAACCGACAGCGGCTTTCGCGCCGCAGGTCGCCGATCTGGTCCAGCCGTTCTACCGGGTCGGTGCCGGGCCGATAGATGGCGGGCAGCTCGCCCACCAAGGTGGCGAGGTCCCAGACCCCCTGGGCCTCGGGGCTGACCTTTACGAGGTAGAGGCTCTGCCTGAGCTGGTGGTCCCAGGGGCGGAAGGAAACCCCGATCCCCTTGTGCACGTCGAAGACCGTCTGGGGATTCTCCAGATAAGCCCGGACCCTCGCGGGCTCCGGCCCCCCACCGAAGGCCGCAGCCTCGTAAAGGATCTTCACAGACTGGTACCCGGCCCAGGCCGAGGGGTCCATGGGGCGCCGGTAGCGTTCCAGAAAGCGGGCGTTGAGTTCCCGGGCCCCGTAGGCGTCGAGCTTGGCCTCCCAGAGCACCGCCCGGTACCCTGCCCCGGCCCGCCTGGCCCGGGCCCTGGAGGCGGCGAAGAAGGCCCGGGTCTGGGTCTCGGGGTAGGGGAAGCCGGTAACCTGGGTGGGAAGCCCCAAGGGCTCGTACTGGGCCAGGAAGCTAAGCTGGGCCTCGGCGCCGAGGAGGAGGAGGACCGCCTGGGGGCGGGCGCGGCGGAGGGCCTCGAGGACCGGGCGGAAGTCGGGCCGGGCCGGGGCCACCACAGCCCGCCCGACCTCCCGGGCGCCAAAGTGCCTTTCCAGGAGGGACTTCCTGGCCCGCTGGTACAAGGCCTGCCCTTCCCGGCCCTCTGGGTAGACCAAAAACCAGCTCCTAAACCCCGCCTGGACGAACCAGGCCGCAAGGGCATCGAGGTACATGGCCGCGCTGGCCTCCAGGTGGAAGGCGTAGCGGCGGCACCCCTCGTTGCGCAGGCGGTCCGAGGGGTCGCCCACGTTGAGGAAGGGCACCCGTAGCCGCTCCGCCACCCCCATGAGGGCCTCGGCTTGACCCCCTAGGCCTCCGACCAGGGCGTAGACCTCTTCCTGCCGGATAAGGCGCTCCGCCTCTTGGGATGCGGCCTCCCTATCCCGGGCTTCGCGCAAAACAACATCGAGGCGCTGGCCCAAGAGAGCGGCGTTCTCCCCGTACTCGTCCCGGGCCATCTCGAGGCCCATCCGCAGGGCCTCTGCCGCCCTCGCCTCCCATTCGGAACCGGGCCTGGAAGGCAGGACGGCCCCGATACGCAAGGCCTCCCCCTGGGCCCAACCCTCCAGGGTCCTCAGGAATAAGGCGCTGCCGCCTAGAGCCAGGACCTGGCGGCGGGTCAGGGAAACGCTTTTCGGCATCGCACCTCCTTAGCGGCAAGAGGGCCTTTGAGCCGAGTCCCCCAGTTGGTCGAGGATGGGCAAGGGATCGGCCCCTGAGGGGATCTCGGGGACCTGGGCCACAAGTTGGGCCAGAGCGAGCTGCTGCGATAGCCGGATGCCGATTTCGGCTTCGGGATTAAGCCTTACGAGGTAGAGCGGCTGTCTAAGCTGGTGGTCCCAGGGGCGGAAGGAGAGGGGGGTTCCCTTGTGGAGATCGAAGCGGGTCCTGGGGTCCTCCAGGTAGGCCACAAGCCGCGCAGGCTCGGGGCTTCCCGTGGCCAGGACGCTCTCCAGAACAATCTTGACCGCTGCGTAGGCTGCCCAGGCCGAGGGGTCCATGGGCCGACCCCAGCGAGAGCTAAAACGCTCGTTAAGGAGGGTACCTAGAGACCCTTCCCAGAGGGTGACGAGGTATCCAGAAAACTGAGAAACCGCTTGGCGGAGAGTAGAAAGGAAGGCACGGGTTTGGGTGGATGGTTCAGGAAACAAAATTAATTTTGTTGTTTGGAAACGAGAATCATCCCCATACTGGGCAAGAAAGTTGAGCTGAGCTAAAGGATTGAGCATCAGGAGAACCGCCTCAGGCTTGGCCTCGAGAATGGCCATGTACTCCGAGCTAAACTCCAGCTTCCCCGGGGCCACGAGAGCCTTGCCCACCT
Proteins encoded in this window:
- a CDS encoding ABC transporter substrate-binding protein, translating into MLAATCKAAWAQGGARLRIGVVLPLRTGPTPLEVFSSEIAGEAARLGALLALEEVEAVGGGLEVLIASAPDAASASRAALRLVARHEVFALIGGFSEEALALGRLAEKQGVLFFNIGSASDTLRSEVCSRHTFHIEASAAMYLDALAEGFTALGVRRWFLVYEDTLEGQARYQRAWKALERKGGLEVGKALVAPGKLEFSSEYMAILEAKPEAVLLMLNPLAQLNFLAQYGDDSRFQTTKLILFPEPSTQTRAFLSTLRQAVSQFSGYLVTLWEGSLGTLLNERFSSRWGRPMDPSAWAAYAAVKIVLESVLATGSPEPARLVAYLEDPRTRFDLHKGTPLSFRPWDHQLRQPLYLVRLNPEAEIGIRLSQQLALAQLVAQVPEIPSGADPLPILDQLGDSAQRPSCR
- a CDS encoding ABC transporter permease: MAVLPKARGGKPLGGGARAFSLISLVSVLAAWLLLTWALGPQVFPGPGETLAFLSQEARGPLWYHLGITLLRVGLAFALALVLGAGVGILVGLYRAAERLLEAWVALGLNLPRILPLVMAYLLLGLNEQAAVLALVIILAPQVVVQVREGVRALDTKLLEMARAFRRPRTLVLRRVVLPQLLPYFVGAARSTLALAWKMVVLAELLGRTSGVGYQINFYFQMFEMRGILAYGLAMTLVLALVDKAFVLLGERLARWRRPVEGL
- a CDS encoding ABC transporter substrate-binding protein, encoding MRQSVWWIALLGLVGLGLAQGTKSIRAGLQAGGTFAWVVYAMERYGIAKELGLEVKATTYATKQATEIALRAGEAQVVVDDFVGVVLARQGGIPVRAVYPFSLLTGGVVVRADSPIRGVADLKGKVIGAASLDDKSLLLLRALAVARYGFDPQKEAKVLAVAPPLMAELLRRGELEAALPYWHFIARMVATGEYRELISNAEMLRELGLPTDLPLLLVVAREDTDPEALRLFLRGLNLAQERMRRDEAFWNELLDRGLYALPDRSLLPAVRKRWEGGLATRWDAGVIVGLTNLVQRLVQVAGSEVMGIRRLDPRAFALSVGP
- a CDS encoding ABC transporter ATP-binding protein, with product MVAIECRALERRFGPVTAVEGLSFAVASGELFALLGPNGAGKTTTLHMLITLLEPTSGEARVLGFDVVREAAEVRARIGVVFQEPALDERLTAWENLEIHAYLYGLPRREIPSRVEEALRWASLEGAASRPVRTFSGGMKRRLELARALMHGPQVLFLDEPTLGLDPQGRRHLWESIAALRGRGLTVFLTTHYLVEAEACDRVGIIDQGRLVALGSPAELKRQVLDTPEGSLEEVFIALTGRALRDGEATPKDRFLGFRRRGGEHTR
- a CDS encoding ABC transporter ATP-binding protein — its product is MTVARCRGLRKVYYPVGGGEVLALEGVDLEVGAGEFWALLGPSGCGKTTLLHILAGLDRAYEGEVEVRGRVGLVFQEPRLLPWLTVEENLRFVLDRPGPEMGARIRAWLARLGLEGQANRYPGELSLGMQQRVAVIRAFLLEPDLLLMDEPFSALDELTAQRLREELLELWAGQGAAVVFVTHNPLEAAYLADRVALMTSRPGHIAEVVDLRPLPRPRNPDDRRLWEISRELVRRLWQRGKVRGM
- a CDS encoding ABC transporter permease, with product MAKRPRALDPWVVLALWRREMLRYLRDRSQPFGGLSRTVLWLLILGFGLGASFRDIEGYTYAQYIFPGVVTLNILFASLQSAITLVWDREVGLLREVLVSPAPMLSVALGKLLGGATVAVIQGLIPFLFAPLIGVSLTLFQLLLALGVMFSMGVLMSALGVVIASRLSTFEGFGSISNGVIQPLYFLSGSIFPLKGIIGGVGFLDLPENLRAELERLGIHTIGGGWMVQLPAWLQVLVYLNPVSYQLDLLRYVTLGYQQLPLVADLLVVSVLPLLAAVFAALAIARMRRR
- a CDS encoding beta-propeller fold lactonase family protein, whose amino-acid sequence is MGRYRWLTLIGLIGFVALLPTSLVQPAVRYRAYVSNEYGASITVLDVATDAVIGTIPISGRPGEVRPRGMAVSPDGRIIYVALSDFQPILEVPEDKIVAIEVATNKVVAEYRVGSNPERVALNPEGTQLWAANENAARATGFDLETGRTLGEFQTGVEPEGVAVSPDGRFVYVTGETSHTVTVIDAKELRPVKHFLVGHRPRFVVFSQDGSKAYVSAEIGGTVSVVDAKAHRVVETISLGLDSRPVEMALSPDGKRLYVAGGGTSAVYVIDTATNRVLRTIRERMGRRPWGITITPDGRKIYTANGLSDSVSIIDPESLSVVRSVSVGRGPHSVVIGVVR
- a CDS encoding ABC transporter substrate-binding protein is translated as MPKSVSLTRRQVLALGGSALFLRTLEGWAQGEALRIGAVLPSRPGSEWEARAAEALRMGLEMARDEYGENAALLGQRLDVVLREARDREAASQEAERLIRQEEVYALVGGLGGQAEALMGVAERLRVPFLNVGDPSDRLRNEGCRRYAFHLEASAAMYLDALAAWFVQAGFRSWFLVYPEGREGQALYQRARKSLLERHFGAREVGRAVVAPARPDFRPVLEALRRARPQAVLLLLGAEAQLSFLAQYEPLGLPTQVTGFPYPETQTRAFFAASRARARRAGAGYRAVLWEAKLDAYGARELNARFLERYRRPMDPSAWAGYQSVKILYEAAAFGGGPEPARVRAYLENPQTVFDVHKGIGVSFRPWDHQLRQSLYLVKVSPEAQGVWDLATLVGELPAIYRPGTDPVERLDQIGDLRRESRCRFGGEGWGATAG